From Pseudomonadota bacterium, a single genomic window includes:
- a CDS encoding sigma 54-interacting transcriptional regulator, translating to MDIDANEFFRQATMRICGSLDIETAMWKALEYLEQFIPLTGMNLVLGEPGMPAIETLAQVSRHKIEKMKRIIPLTPEIGAEVERHWSSLQDVLIINRPEMFPTTLNVVTKLINRPDMATMTLPLKIQDKRLFALVTYLIGLDQYENKHARLLSMLHDPFALAMSNALRHQELLKLKEMLADDNRYLYQEMRRISGDEIIGKNAGLKQVFDTVEQVAPVNIPVLLLGETGVGKEVIANAIHYSSPRKNQPFIKVNCGAIPDTLIDSELFGHEKGAFTGALAQKRGRFERADKGTILLDEIGELPLEAQVRLLRVLQDKQIERVGGTTPIPINVRIIAATNRDLKNMVISKLFREDLWFRLNVYPIKIPPLRERIKDIPDLIYYFINRKSVERNLSHPPTIDPAVIEQLKSYSWPGNVRELENYVERILIQHQGQNISGPMIFEDALSQQFESEPPKTKTQEHTTSAINDISLHIKEIMKIVFPQSDINKLISQDVNTDNHVPMGIDKLISWHIQNVLKKTGGKINGSGGAAELLEVNPSTLRSKMRKMGLLHKE from the coding sequence ATGGATATTGACGCAAACGAATTTTTCCGTCAGGCTACAATGAGGATTTGCGGAAGCCTGGATATCGAAACCGCCATGTGGAAGGCTCTGGAATATTTAGAACAATTTATACCATTAACCGGAATGAATCTTGTGCTCGGTGAGCCGGGTATGCCTGCTATAGAAACACTGGCTCAGGTCAGCCGCCATAAGATAGAAAAGATGAAGCGGATCATACCATTGACCCCGGAAATTGGCGCAGAGGTTGAAAGACACTGGTCAAGTCTTCAGGATGTTTTAATCATAAACCGGCCCGAGATGTTTCCGACCACTCTTAACGTAGTAACAAAACTGATCAATAGACCTGATATGGCTACCATGACTCTTCCGCTTAAAATACAGGACAAAAGATTATTTGCTCTCGTAACTTATTTAATCGGATTAGATCAATACGAAAACAAACATGCCCGACTGCTTTCGATGTTGCATGACCCTTTTGCTCTTGCTATGTCAAATGCTCTTCGTCATCAGGAGCTTTTAAAGTTAAAAGAAATGCTTGCTGATGATAACCGTTATCTTTATCAGGAGATGCGGCGTATTTCGGGCGATGAGATAATTGGTAAAAACGCGGGCCTGAAACAGGTTTTCGATACGGTCGAACAAGTTGCTCCCGTGAATATTCCTGTGCTTCTTCTTGGTGAAACAGGAGTTGGAAAAGAAGTAATCGCAAATGCGATTCATTATTCTTCTCCCAGAAAAAACCAGCCTTTTATTAAGGTTAATTGTGGCGCCATACCTGACACATTGATTGACTCCGAGCTTTTCGGCCATGAAAAAGGCGCTTTTACCGGAGCGTTAGCCCAAAAACGCGGCAGGTTTGAACGTGCTGACAAAGGAACTATACTTTTAGATGAAATAGGTGAACTGCCACTTGAAGCACAGGTAAGACTTTTACGTGTATTACAGGATAAACAGATAGAACGTGTTGGAGGTACCACGCCAATACCAATAAATGTCAGAATTATTGCCGCCACAAACAGAGATCTTAAAAATATGGTTATTTCAAAGCTGTTCAGGGAAGATCTCTGGTTCAGGCTAAACGTTTACCCCATCAAGATCCCGCCATTAAGGGAAAGAATAAAAGATATTCCGGATCTTATTTATTATTTTATTAACAGAAAATCTGTTGAACGAAATCTGTCTCATCCTCCTACAATTGATCCGGCAGTTATTGAACAACTAAAATCTTATAGCTGGCCCGGCAATGTACGCGAACTTGAAAACTATGTGGAACGAATATTAATTCAACATCAGGGACAAAATATTTCGGGTCCAATGATTTTTGAAGATGCTTTATCCCAGCAATTTGAATCTGAACCACCTAAAACTAAAACACAGGAGCACACAACTTCAGCAATAAATGATATTTCTTTGCATATTAAAGAGATAATGAAAATTGTTTTCCCGCAGTCCGATATTAACAAATTGATTTCACAGGATGTCAATACAGACAATCATGTACCGATGGGAATTGACAAGCTGATATCCTGGCATATTCAAAACGTATTAAAAAAGACCGGGGGCAAAATTAACGGTAGTGGAGGAGCCGCAGAACTTCTCGAAGTAAACCCCAGCACGCTTAGAAGTAAAATGAGAAAGATGGGTTTGTTACACAAAGAGTAA
- a CDS encoding FAD-dependent oxidoreductase — protein sequence MNKDYDWRVGEKPLEKPEDAEPILPVDPPEKWDHEADIVVVGSGGGGLAGALKAATEGCSVILVEKLKFTGGTTQYAGAFYAYNSRIQKKEGIEWDVNEIAMGSLFETGYTGNIHLFRNMIQKSGEVVDWIEDQGFEWENERAGYPAVTSKGGHEKLCYIAITDLTNFLVEKCKEKGVKFQINTQVDTLVKDNGRIVGLKATDSEGKTIFVKANKAVLMAAGGMQHNRSLLKQYAPSVYKGVGSVSMSLPCNTGECFRMGIGVGADVAGFDSCTCFEGGIDLMESGGPWFRFLYSGDVQLSRAPWLHLNKACERFMMMDNNLGQYMLRPPAMASQPGGRAYVIFDNKYEDNIWKIQDDVPLGLSCKRPLTQDVPANEIITRNEMNAPKDWRLAVKESIDLGAIRVANTLEELAEKLGLDKVLFKAAIDKWNSYCDAGEDPEFDTPPRFLIPIKHAPFYGLKAGGSMGPVGTGLRTNQHMQVLDMDTKPIPGLYAAFFTAGGSIGQSRMPMGFGLLGGCSMSTTSGYTAIEHAVSQK from the coding sequence ATGAACAAAGATTATGATTGGAGAGTAGGAGAAAAACCACTCGAAAAACCTGAAGATGCGGAGCCGATCCTGCCGGTGGACCCACCGGAAAAATGGGATCATGAGGCCGATATAGTAGTGGTCGGATCAGGAGGAGGAGGTCTTGCCGGTGCGCTGAAAGCTGCTACGGAAGGATGCTCCGTGATTCTTGTGGAGAAATTGAAATTTACCGGAGGGACAACACAATACGCCGGTGCCTTTTACGCTTACAACAGCAGAATACAGAAAAAAGAAGGAATAGAATGGGATGTAAATGAAATTGCCATGGGCAGCCTGTTTGAAACAGGTTACACAGGCAACATCCACTTGTTTCGCAATATGATACAAAAAAGTGGTGAAGTCGTTGATTGGATAGAAGATCAGGGTTTTGAATGGGAGAATGAAAGAGCAGGATATCCCGCAGTCACCTCCAAAGGCGGCCACGAGAAATTATGTTATATCGCGATAACGGACCTTACTAACTTTCTTGTTGAAAAGTGCAAGGAAAAGGGGGTCAAATTTCAAATTAATACTCAAGTAGACACATTGGTGAAAGATAATGGCAGAATTGTTGGATTAAAAGCCACCGATTCGGAAGGAAAAACCATTTTCGTAAAAGCAAATAAAGCCGTACTTATGGCGGCCGGCGGCATGCAGCACAATCGAAGCCTTCTTAAGCAATATGCGCCTTCAGTTTATAAAGGCGTTGGCAGTGTATCAATGTCTTTGCCGTGCAATACCGGTGAATGTTTCAGGATGGGGATTGGAGTAGGAGCCGATGTAGCAGGATTTGACTCGTGCACCTGCTTTGAGGGGGGAATAGACCTCATGGAGAGCGGCGGCCCATGGTTTAGATTTTTATACTCCGGAGATGTCCAGTTGTCCAGAGCCCCTTGGCTGCACTTAAACAAAGCGTGCGAAAGATTTATGATGATGGACAACAACTTAGGCCAATACATGTTAAGGCCGCCTGCGATGGCGTCACAACCCGGGGGAAGAGCCTATGTAATTTTTGATAACAAGTACGAAGACAATATCTGGAAGATCCAGGATGATGTCCCATTAGGGTTGTCTTGTAAACGCCCTCTCACACAGGATGTGCCGGCAAACGAAATAATTACCAGAAATGAGATGAATGCCCCTAAGGACTGGCGATTAGCAGTAAAAGAATCAATCGACTTAGGAGCAATAAGAGTAGCTAATACATTGGAAGAGCTAGCTGAAAAATTGGGCTTAGATAAGGTTTTGTTCAAGGCAGCCATAGACAAATGGAACAGTTATTGTGATGCAGGTGAAGATCCGGAATTTGATACACCTCCCCGGTTCCTGATACCGATAAAGCACGCTCCTTTCTATGGGCTTAAAGCCGGCGGCAGCATGGGGCCGGTCGGAACCGGTCTAAGGACTAATCAGCACATGCAAGTATTGGATATGGATACGAAGCCTATTCCAGGGTTATACGCCGCATTTTTCACTGCCGGTGGAAGTATAGGACAAAGTAGAATGCCGATGGGCTTTGGTCTTCTCGGTGGTTGCAGTATGTCGACTACTTCCGGTTATACTGCCATCGAACATGCTGTATCACAAAAGTAA
- a CDS encoding FAD-dependent oxidoreductase encodes MSDQFNYLFTPIKIGTKTVKNRIYFGPHGTMMADQNYIMDDRYIEYLRARAQGGAGLIIAGMMTVMQNARDLAGIQEIHDERVIPMLKMLADALHNEGAVALVQLCHTGRESDPELSRLPAWSASAVPSGAMFRDVPKEMETEDIREVVKAFERAARFVKEAGLDGVEIHGGSGYLPQQFMSPITNFRTDEYGGSLDNRLRFPMELVDAIHDAIGDDLVLGFRLSGDDFVPGGNSIDDYKEIAQKLEATGKIDFIHVGGPFYEGIYGLGMGMQVPLGFYTPHSVGFKEVVDLPVLNDFRINDPVQGEKILANGQGDMVGMVRALIADPELPNKAREGRIEEIRSCIACDQGCIGRAFKGKALTCLQNATVGLELKIGKLEPVTAKNKILIVGGGPAGMETARVAKLRGHDVVLYEMENELGGQVNIAAKVQSRAEFAGITRYLVKQMEILGVKVNTGVAVTPELVAKENPDAVVIATGSKPFKPPIPGADQDNVFSVWDVLLEKADIGENVVVVDGGESHWPCCSVAEYLADKGKKVEIITPLLFVGMELAATADLMPFYVRVRSKGVEFKTNLHLMAISGNTLTFLDVYAGVPKTIEGVDTIVLAAGNRADDQLYKELKGKVKKLHRVGDCVSPRRALEAIYEGYNLGRIL; translated from the coding sequence ATGAGTGACCAATTCAACTATTTATTTACTCCGATTAAAATCGGCACAAAGACTGTAAAAAACAGGATCTATTTCGGACCCCACGGGACGATGATGGCTGATCAGAATTACATCATGGACGACAGGTATATTGAGTACTTGAGAGCAAGAGCCCAAGGTGGAGCCGGGTTGATAATTGCCGGGATGATGACCGTAATGCAAAATGCCAGGGATTTGGCGGGTATTCAGGAAATTCATGATGAAAGAGTTATTCCCATGTTAAAAATGCTTGCCGATGCATTGCACAATGAAGGAGCTGTTGCGCTGGTTCAGCTTTGTCATACAGGAAGAGAATCTGATCCTGAGTTAAGCCGTCTTCCTGCCTGGTCGGCGTCTGCTGTTCCATCCGGGGCCATGTTTCGTGATGTTCCCAAAGAAATGGAAACAGAAGATATACGGGAAGTAGTAAAGGCATTTGAAAGAGCGGCCCGGTTTGTCAAAGAAGCCGGTCTGGACGGTGTGGAAATACACGGCGGATCGGGCTATCTGCCCCAGCAGTTTATGTCTCCTATCACAAACTTTAGAACGGATGAATATGGCGGAAGCCTTGATAACAGACTCAGGTTTCCCATGGAATTAGTTGATGCGATTCACGATGCTATAGGTGATGATCTTGTTTTGGGATTCAGGCTTTCAGGTGATGATTTTGTGCCGGGTGGAAACAGCATAGATGATTATAAGGAGATAGCCCAAAAGCTTGAGGCAACCGGAAAGATCGATTTTATTCATGTAGGCGGCCCGTTTTATGAAGGTATATACGGTCTTGGCATGGGCATGCAGGTACCGTTGGGGTTTTATACTCCGCATTCAGTAGGATTTAAAGAGGTAGTAGATCTTCCGGTATTAAACGATTTCAGGATCAATGATCCGGTTCAGGGAGAAAAGATTCTGGCCAATGGTCAGGGTGATATGGTGGGTATGGTTCGGGCTCTTATAGCCGATCCCGAGCTTCCAAATAAAGCCAGGGAGGGAAGAATAGAAGAAATCCGTTCATGTATAGCCTGTGATCAGGGTTGCATAGGCCGTGCTTTTAAAGGAAAGGCGCTAACCTGTCTCCAGAATGCAACAGTTGGTCTTGAATTAAAGATAGGAAAGCTTGAGCCTGTGACTGCCAAAAACAAGATACTTATTGTTGGCGGAGGTCCTGCCGGTATGGAGACTGCCCGTGTGGCAAAGTTAAGGGGCCATGATGTAGTACTTTATGAAATGGAGAATGAACTGGGCGGTCAGGTGAACATAGCCGCAAAAGTACAAAGCAGGGCTGAATTTGCCGGAATTACCAGGTATCTTGTAAAGCAGATGGAAATACTAGGTGTTAAAGTTAATACAGGAGTTGCCGTAACACCAGAGCTGGTAGCAAAAGAAAATCCTGATGCAGTTGTTATTGCAACAGGTTCAAAGCCTTTTAAACCGCCCATACCGGGTGCAGATCAGGACAATGTGTTTAGTGTATGGGATGTATTGCTTGAAAAAGCCGATATTGGTGAAAACGTTGTTGTAGTAGATGGCGGTGAGTCTCACTGGCCTTGTTGCAGTGTGGCTGAGTACCTGGCTGACAAGGGCAAGAAGGTAGAGATAATAACTCCTTTATTGTTTGTAGGTATGGAGCTTGCCGCAACGGCTGATTTGATGCCGTTTTATGTGAGAGTCAGATCAAAAGGTGTGGAGTTTAAGACCAACCTGCATTTAATGGCAATTTCGGGAAATACATTAACATTTCTTGATGTGTATGCCGGAGTTCCAAAAACTATAGAGGGTGTGGATACAATAGTACTTGCTGCCGGAAACCGTGCAGATGATCAGCTTTACAAAGAATTGAAAGGAAAAGTAAAGAAGCTTCACAGGGTAGGCGATTGCGTATCACCGAGAAGGGCCCTTGAAGCTATTTATGAAGGATATAATCTGGGAAGAATTTTATAG
- a CDS encoding sigma-54 factor interaction domain-containing protein, producing the protein MDIDANEFFRQATMRICGSLDIDTALWKAFEYMENFMPLTGMSLVLGQPGMPAIETLAQVSRHNIAKVERNIPLPAEMRSEIETYWASLDDVLIINQPISFPATSKMKVFLERPDMSTMTMRLKISDKRLFALVTYLIGADHYENEHAHLLSMLHDPFAIAMSNALRHQELLKLKEMLVDDNRYLHKEMLRISGDEIIGKSAGLKAVFDMVRQVAPENIPVLLLGETGVGKEVIANAIHYSSHRKNQPFIKINCGAIPDSLIDSELFGHEKGAFTGALFQKRGRFERAHKGTILLDEIGELPLEAQTRLLRVLQDKQIERVGGTASVPVDVRIIAATNRDLKNMVVTKQFREDLWFRLNVYPIKIPPLRERRND; encoded by the coding sequence ATGGATATAGATGCAAACGAATTTTTTCGGCAGGCAACAATGAGAATTTGCGGCAGTCTTGATATTGACACAGCACTGTGGAAGGCTTTTGAATATATGGAAAACTTTATGCCGCTTACAGGCATGAGCCTTGTTCTTGGCCAGCCGGGTATGCCAGCAATTGAAACACTTGCCCAGGTCAGCCGTCATAATATTGCAAAAGTAGAAAGGAACATACCTTTGCCTGCTGAAATGCGATCCGAGATAGAAACCTATTGGGCAAGTCTTGATGATGTTTTGATAATAAACCAGCCGATATCTTTTCCGGCCACCAGCAAGATGAAAGTGTTTCTTGAAAGACCAGATATGTCCACGATGACAATGCGCTTAAAAATTTCTGATAAAAGGCTGTTTGCTCTGGTAACTTATTTAATCGGAGCAGACCATTACGAAAACGAACATGCACACCTTTTATCCATGCTGCATGACCCTTTTGCGATTGCCATGTCAAATGCTCTTCGGCATCAGGAGCTTTTAAAGCTAAAAGAAATGCTAGTAGATGACAATCGTTATCTTCATAAGGAGATGCTTCGTATTTCAGGCGATGAGATAATAGGTAAAAGCGCTGGGCTGAAAGCCGTTTTCGATATGGTAAGACAAGTTGCTCCTGAAAATATTCCTGTTCTTTTACTCGGCGAAACAGGAGTAGGAAAAGAAGTTATTGCAAATGCCATCCATTATTCTTCCCACAGGAAAAATCAGCCTTTTATCAAAATAAATTGCGGCGCTATTCCGGATAGCCTGATTGACTCAGAGCTTTTCGGACATGAAAAAGGTGCTTTTACAGGAGCTTTATTTCAGAAGCGCGGCAGGTTTGAGAGAGCGCATAAAGGTACAATACTGCTTGATGAAATCGGAGAACTTCCGCTTGAGGCTCAAACAAGGCTTCTTCGTGTTTTGCAGGATAAGCAAATAGAACGGGTTGGCGGCACCGCATCCGTACCTGTAGATGTAAGAATTATAGCTGCTACAAACAGAGATTTAAAAAATATGGTTGTTACAAAGCAATTCAGGGAAGATCTCTGGTTCAGGTTAAATGTTTATCCGATAAAAATACCTCCTTTGCGTGAAAGAAGAAATGAT